A genomic window from Variovorax paradoxus includes:
- a CDS encoding dienelactone hydrolase family protein produces the protein MGQFIDLKAKDGFSFPAYVAEPAGKPRGAVVVVQEIFGVNSHIRSVADGYAAEGYLAVAPSTFQRVKPDVEMGYSEDDMKNGFGLKTAVEALPAPGVLQDIEASIAYASKAGKVGIVGYCWGGLLVWRSAALLPGLAAAAPYYGGGMTSPEETARQPKVPVLAHFGNQDHWIPLDTIESFKKAHPEVEVHVYPVGHGFNCDQRGSYNADAAKLARERTLAFFAKHLA, from the coding sequence ATGGGTCAATTCATCGATCTCAAGGCCAAGGACGGCTTCAGTTTCCCCGCCTACGTGGCCGAGCCGGCGGGCAAGCCGCGCGGCGCGGTGGTCGTGGTGCAGGAAATCTTCGGCGTCAATTCGCACATCCGCTCGGTGGCGGACGGCTATGCGGCAGAGGGCTACCTGGCCGTGGCGCCGTCGACCTTCCAGCGCGTCAAACCGGACGTGGAGATGGGCTACTCGGAAGACGACATGAAGAACGGCTTCGGCCTGAAGACCGCTGTCGAGGCGCTGCCGGCGCCGGGCGTGCTGCAGGACATCGAGGCGTCGATCGCCTACGCGTCGAAGGCCGGCAAGGTCGGCATCGTCGGCTACTGCTGGGGCGGCTTGCTGGTGTGGCGCTCGGCGGCGCTGCTGCCGGGCCTGGCTGCTGCCGCGCCTTACTACGGCGGTGGCATGACCTCGCCGGAAGAAACGGCGCGTCAGCCCAAGGTGCCGGTGCTCGCGCACTTCGGCAACCAGGATCACTGGATTCCGCTGGACACCATCGAGTCGTTCAAGAAGGCGCATCCGGAGGTGGAAGTGCATGTGTATCCGGTTGGCCACGGTTTCAACTGCGACCAGCGCGGCTCGTACAACGCCGACGCGGCCAAGCTGGCGCGCGAACGCACGCTGGCGTTCTTCGCCAAGCATCTCGCCTGA
- the hemB gene encoding porphobilinogen synthase, translating into MTSSSSPLAMFPAGRPRRLRRDAFTRNLVREHALTVNDLIYPVFVQEGEKRRDAVPSMPGVDRLSLDQLLPVAEQCVAAGIPVMALFPVIDASLKTPDGREAFNPDGLIPRVVAALKARFPELGVMTDVALDPYTSHGQDGLLDDTGYILNDATVEVLVKQALTQSQAGVDIVAPSDMMDGRIGAIRTALEARGDIHTRIMAYSAKYASAFYGPFRDAVGSAATLGKSNKKVYQMDPGNSDEALREVAIDIAEGADMVMVKPGMPYLDIVRRVKDQFHVPTFAYQVSGEYAMLKAAAQNGWLDHDAVVLESLLAFKRAGADGVLTYFALDAARLLQK; encoded by the coding sequence ATGACGTCATCTTCTTCCCCCCTGGCCATGTTCCCCGCCGGGCGGCCGCGGCGCCTGCGCCGCGACGCTTTCACCCGTAATCTGGTTCGAGAACACGCGCTGACGGTCAACGACCTGATCTATCCGGTGTTCGTGCAGGAAGGCGAGAAACGTCGCGATGCCGTCCCCTCGATGCCTGGCGTGGACCGCCTGAGCCTCGACCAGCTGCTGCCCGTGGCCGAGCAGTGCGTGGCGGCCGGCATCCCGGTGATGGCGCTGTTCCCGGTGATCGACGCCAGCCTCAAGACGCCCGATGGCCGCGAAGCCTTCAACCCCGACGGGCTGATTCCCCGCGTGGTGGCCGCCCTCAAGGCGCGCTTCCCCGAACTGGGCGTGATGACCGACGTTGCCCTCGACCCCTACACCAGCCACGGCCAGGACGGCCTGCTCGACGACACCGGCTACATCCTCAACGACGCGACCGTCGAAGTACTGGTGAAGCAGGCGCTCACACAATCGCAGGCCGGCGTGGACATTGTGGCGCCAAGCGACATGATGGACGGCCGCATCGGCGCCATCCGCACCGCGCTCGAAGCCCGCGGCGACATTCACACACGCATCATGGCCTACAGCGCCAAGTACGCCAGCGCCTTCTACGGCCCCTTCCGGGACGCCGTGGGCTCGGCTGCCACGCTCGGCAAGAGCAACAAGAAGGTCTACCAGATGGATCCCGGCAACAGCGACGAGGCCCTGCGCGAAGTCGCCATCGACATCGCCGAAGGCGCCGACATGGTCATGGTGAAGCCCGGCATGCCCTACCTCGACATCGTTCGCCGCGTGAAAGACCAGTTCCATGTGCCGACCTTCGCCTACCAGGTGAGCGGCGAGTACGCGATGCTCAAGGCGGCCGCCCAGAACGGCTGGCTCGACCACGACGCCGTGGTGCTCGAAAGCCTGCTGGCCTTCAAGCGCGCCGGCGCCGATGGCGTGCTGACCTATTTCGCGCTCGACGCCGCGCGCCTGCTGCAGAAGTAA
- a CDS encoding alpha/beta hydrolase: MKIPNIIAAAVLLLLAASGVQAQGFEPVQPLKTVTSRSDVVAGADAAARGGNVYGDVVAAPLISRPSSLDRASVRAEAVAAAHAPNQNLDRRAFVNSEVPPQFQASRR; the protein is encoded by the coding sequence ATGAAGATCCCGAACATCATTGCCGCTGCCGTCCTGTTGTTGCTCGCCGCCTCCGGCGTGCAGGCACAGGGCTTCGAGCCGGTGCAGCCGCTCAAGACCGTCACCAGCCGCAGCGATGTGGTGGCCGGTGCCGATGCTGCGGCGCGCGGTGGCAATGTCTATGGCGACGTGGTAGCGGCGCCCCTGATCTCGCGGCCGAGTTCGCTGGATCGGGCGTCGGTCCGCGCCGAGGCCGTGGCTGCCGCTCACGCGCCGAACCAGAACCTGGACCGCCGTGCCTTCGTCAACAGCGAAGTGCCGCCGCAGTTCCAAGCCTCGCGGCGATAA
- a CDS encoding MarC family protein encodes MSTSMDLIKPLVTLVAIVNPLAIVPFFIHYTQGYSDAQRRHTVRMSAFSAFVVIAVSALLGLQLLSFFGISIASFQVGGGLLLLMSSLSMLNAQPAESKTNVEELRATEVKASMGASIAVVPLTIPLLTGPATISTVVIYADKAQHLWELAILVGYGVVVALATALAFSLAQPIARVLGKTGINIMTRLMGLILAALAVEVMADGLGKLFPILNKIS; translated from the coding sequence ATGAGCACCTCCATGGACCTGATCAAGCCGCTGGTGACGCTGGTGGCCATCGTCAACCCGCTGGCCATCGTGCCCTTCTTCATCCACTACACGCAGGGCTACAGCGACGCGCAGCGCCGCCACACGGTGCGCATGTCGGCCTTCAGCGCGTTCGTGGTCATCGCGGTGAGCGCGCTGCTGGGCCTGCAGCTGCTGTCCTTCTTCGGCATTTCCATCGCGAGCTTCCAGGTCGGTGGCGGCCTGCTGCTGCTCATGAGTTCGCTGTCGATGCTCAACGCCCAGCCGGCCGAGAGCAAGACCAACGTCGAGGAGCTTCGCGCCACCGAGGTGAAGGCGTCGATGGGCGCGTCGATCGCAGTGGTGCCACTCACCATTCCGCTGCTCACCGGCCCTGCCACCATCTCCACCGTGGTCATCTACGCCGACAAGGCACAGCACTTGTGGGAGCTTGCAATTCTGGTGGGCTACGGCGTGGTGGTGGCGCTGGCCACTGCCCTGGCCTTCTCGCTCGCACAGCCGATCGCGCGCGTGCTCGGCAAGACCGGCATCAACATCATGACGCGACTGATGGGGCTGATTCTTGCGGCGCTCGCGGTCGAGGTGATGGCCGACGGGCTCGGCAAGCTGTTCCCGATCCTGAACAAGATCAGCTGA
- a CDS encoding CopD family protein, translating to MLWVKSLHIVFIASWFAGLFYLPRIFVNLAMVPPESVAERERLLLMARKLMRFTTFLAVPALGFGLWLWLGYGIGRGPGNGWMHAKLALVLVAIGYHHGCGVLLRRFVAGENRRNDRWFRWFNELPVLLLLGIVILVVVKPF from the coding sequence ATGCTCTGGGTCAAATCTCTTCACATCGTCTTCATTGCAAGCTGGTTCGCGGGGTTGTTCTACCTGCCCCGGATCTTCGTCAATCTGGCGATGGTGCCGCCCGAGTCGGTGGCCGAGCGGGAGCGGCTGCTGTTGATGGCGCGCAAGCTCATGCGATTCACGACTTTCCTGGCGGTTCCCGCGCTCGGCTTCGGCCTGTGGCTCTGGCTGGGCTACGGCATCGGGCGCGGCCCGGGTAATGGGTGGATGCACGCCAAGCTGGCGCTGGTGCTGGTGGCCATCGGCTACCACCACGGCTGCGGCGTGCTGCTGCGCCGCTTCGTGGCGGGCGAGAACCGGCGCAACGACCGCTGGTTCCGCTGGTTCAACGAGCTGCCGGTGCTGCTGCTGCTGGGCATCGTGATCCTGGTGGTCGTCAAGCCGTTCTGA
- a CDS encoding SDR family oxidoreductase: MDHVLLITGGGRGIGAATALLAAQRGYAVAVNYASNSLAADEVVRTIRANGGAAMAVQADVGDEAQVLAMFQKVDARFGRLTALVNNAGVVDVQARVADMSVARLERMFRINVIGSFICAREAVRRMSTRYGGAGGAIVNISSGAARLGSPDQYVDYAASKGAIDTFTIGLAKEVAAEGIRVNAVRPGLIDTEIHASGGMPDRAFDLAPTVPMQRTGSADEIAGAILWLLSPEASYTTMALLDVTGGR; encoded by the coding sequence TTGGACCACGTGCTCTTGATCACGGGCGGCGGCCGCGGCATCGGCGCCGCCACCGCCCTGCTCGCCGCGCAGCGCGGCTATGCGGTGGCCGTCAACTACGCCAGCAATTCGCTGGCCGCCGACGAGGTGGTGCGCACCATCCGCGCAAACGGCGGTGCCGCCATGGCCGTGCAGGCCGACGTGGGCGACGAGGCGCAGGTGCTCGCCATGTTCCAGAAGGTCGATGCCAGATTCGGCCGCCTCACAGCCCTCGTCAACAACGCCGGCGTGGTCGACGTGCAGGCGCGCGTCGCCGACATGAGCGTGGCGCGGCTGGAGCGCATGTTCCGCATCAACGTGATCGGCAGCTTCATCTGCGCGCGCGAGGCCGTGCGGCGCATGAGCACCCGCTACGGCGGCGCGGGCGGCGCCATCGTCAACATCTCCAGCGGCGCCGCGCGGCTGGGTTCGCCCGACCAGTACGTCGACTACGCCGCCAGCAAAGGCGCCATCGACACCTTCACCATTGGCCTGGCCAAGGAAGTGGCCGCCGAAGGCATTCGCGTCAACGCAGTGCGCCCCGGCCTGATCGACACCGAGATCCACGCCTCCGGCGGCATGCCCGACCGCGCCTTCGACCTCGCGCCCACCGTGCCCATGCAGCGCACCGGCAGCGCCGACGAGATTGCCGGCGCGATCCTGTGGCTGCTGTCGCCGGAGGCCAGCTACACCACCATGGCCCTGCTCGACGTTACCGGAGGCCGTTGA
- a CDS encoding LysR family transcriptional regulator — MDSLDLIRTFREVASHGSFSQAAKRLDMSKATVSKYVAELETRFGVRLLNRSTRSVSLTDAGQLLLERSTPMLEMVELTQSELQDRASQPGGRLRISAPHGMGSGEFPNLLADFMRYYPDVTISLQLTNRAVDLAEEGIDVELRSGPIEDANLIVRKLRLMNMVVCASPVYWKKHGKPEHPRDLSGHDALTFSAQGQQPAWRFDDNGTPIDVPVKSRMDCTEGAPLIRVAMHGFGVIYLPSILVQSHLDHGELVPVLQDYARKDVWFSAAYLQRRHNSAALRALLDFLQTRVGPGATARKPSHS; from the coding sequence ATGGACAGTCTCGATCTGATCAGAACCTTCCGGGAAGTCGCCTCGCACGGCAGCTTTTCCCAGGCAGCCAAGAGGCTCGACATGTCGAAGGCCACCGTCAGCAAGTATGTGGCCGAGCTGGAAACCCGCTTCGGCGTGCGTCTTCTCAACCGCTCCACCCGTTCCGTGAGCCTCACCGACGCCGGCCAGCTCCTGCTGGAGCGCAGCACGCCGATGCTCGAGATGGTCGAGCTCACCCAGTCCGAGCTGCAGGACCGCGCCAGCCAACCCGGCGGGCGGCTGCGCATCTCTGCCCCGCACGGCATGGGCAGCGGCGAGTTTCCGAACCTGCTGGCCGACTTCATGCGCTACTACCCCGACGTGACCATCAGCCTGCAGCTGACCAACCGCGCCGTCGACCTCGCCGAGGAAGGCATCGACGTCGAACTGCGCAGCGGCCCCATCGAGGACGCGAACCTGATCGTGCGCAAGCTGCGGCTCATGAACATGGTGGTCTGCGCCTCGCCGGTCTACTGGAAGAAGCACGGCAAGCCCGAGCATCCGCGCGACCTGTCGGGCCACGACGCGCTCACGTTCTCGGCGCAGGGCCAGCAGCCGGCGTGGCGCTTCGACGACAACGGCACGCCGATCGACGTACCGGTGAAAAGCCGCATGGACTGTACCGAAGGCGCACCGCTGATCCGCGTGGCCATGCATGGCTTTGGCGTGATCTACCTGCCGTCGATCCTCGTGCAATCGCACCTCGACCACGGCGAGCTGGTGCCCGTGCTGCAGGATTACGCGCGCAAGGACGTGTGGTTTTCGGCCGCCTACCTGCAACGGCGCCACAACAGCGCTGCATTGCGCGCGCTGCTCGACTTCCTTCAGACCCGAGTCGGCCCGGGCGCCACGGCACGCAAGCCGAGCCATTCATGA
- a CDS encoding DUF4148 domain-containing protein — protein sequence MKTSQILAAAALTLLAAVGAQAETYQGVNTAVSTKSRDEVNAEAVRAASAPNQNVTRGSRGPETVAVSKDRAIVQAEAVRTSYAPDQNVTGGSRVNSRVISTMQNPMDARVQAEQGSGAVAK from the coding sequence ATGAAGACCTCGCAAATCCTCGCCGCTGCCGCCCTGACCCTGCTGGCCGCCGTTGGCGCTCAAGCTGAAACGTACCAAGGCGTGAACACCGCCGTCTCGACCAAGAGCCGTGATGAAGTCAACGCCGAAGCCGTGCGCGCCGCATCGGCTCCGAACCAGAACGTGACCCGCGGTTCGCGCGGCCCGGAAACGGTCGCCGTGTCGAAGGACCGCGCAATCGTCCAAGCCGAAGCCGTTCGCACCTCCTACGCTCCCGACCAGAACGTGACTGGCGGCTCGCGCGTCAACAGCCGCGTCATCTCGACCATGCAAAACCCGATGGACGCTCGCGTTCAGGCCGAGCAAGGTTCGGGCGCTGTCGCCAAGTAA
- a CDS encoding 2-hydroxychromene-2-carboxylate isomerase translates to MSTSKSKTIDYYFAPQSPWTYLGHSRFAAIAAAAGATVRVRPIDMGSVFPVSGGLPLGKRAPQRQAYRLVDLARYSSYLGLPLNVKPKFFPVASDDAARVIIAVDMHDGTEAAMRMCAAVFAAVWVQERNIGDPKVLDSLIVECGLSPKRGEQSLSQAVQERYEAYTQEAIDIQVFGAPSYVIDGEIFWGQDRLDFVERALCP, encoded by the coding sequence ATGAGCACCAGCAAGAGCAAGACGATTGACTACTACTTTGCGCCACAGAGCCCGTGGACCTACTTGGGGCATTCCCGCTTTGCGGCGATTGCCGCGGCCGCCGGCGCCACGGTGCGCGTGCGGCCCATCGACATGGGCAGCGTGTTTCCCGTGTCCGGCGGGCTGCCGCTGGGCAAGCGCGCGCCGCAGCGGCAGGCTTACCGGCTGGTCGACCTCGCGCGCTATTCGAGCTATCTCGGCCTGCCGCTGAACGTCAAGCCGAAGTTCTTTCCGGTGGCCAGCGACGACGCGGCGCGGGTCATCATCGCGGTCGATATGCACGACGGCACCGAGGCCGCGATGCGCATGTGCGCGGCGGTGTTCGCGGCCGTGTGGGTGCAGGAGCGCAACATCGGCGACCCGAAGGTGCTCGATTCGCTGATCGTCGAGTGCGGGCTGTCGCCCAAGCGTGGCGAGCAGTCGCTGAGCCAGGCGGTGCAGGAGCGCTACGAGGCCTACACGCAGGAGGCCATCGACATCCAGGTGTTCGGCGCGCCCAGCTACGTGATCGACGGCGAAATTTTCTGGGGGCAGGACCGCCTCGACTTCGTCGAGCGGGCGCTGTGCCCGTAA
- a CDS encoding EVE domain-containing protein: MPNYWLMKSEPDEVSIDDALTAPGATVAWTGVRNYQARNFMRDGMKVGDGVLFYHSSCPEPGIAGIARVASGIKPDPTQFDAKSPYYDAGSKKDDPRWLLVDVQAVRKTRLLALPELRARPELAELIVLRKGNRLSITPVEPAHWKIIEKMLA; this comes from the coding sequence ATGCCCAATTACTGGTTGATGAAATCCGAGCCCGACGAGGTCTCTATCGACGATGCGCTCACCGCACCCGGCGCCACTGTGGCGTGGACCGGCGTGCGCAACTATCAGGCACGCAACTTCATGCGCGACGGCATGAAGGTCGGCGACGGCGTGCTGTTCTATCACTCGAGCTGCCCGGAGCCGGGCATTGCCGGCATAGCGCGAGTGGCTTCGGGCATCAAGCCCGATCCGACGCAGTTCGACGCGAAGTCGCCCTACTACGACGCAGGCTCGAAGAAGGACGACCCGCGCTGGCTGCTGGTGGATGTGCAGGCGGTGCGCAAGACGCGGCTGCTGGCGCTCCCCGAGTTGCGCGCCAGGCCGGAGCTGGCCGAGCTGATCGTGCTGCGCAAGGGCAACCGGCTGTCGATCACGCCGGTGGAGCCTGCGCACTGGAAGATCATCGAGAAGATGCTGGCCTGA
- a CDS encoding magnesium transporter CorA family protein → MRIFEITRSQVSEHAALAPLTVPGACGTGGYLWISLTREEFRASLAEVQQILQTLCLTQLVDLHVADLLNDQLPSHYDYTSQYDVLVFRRLANGQGQAALGNGKGNGSEAPPLPRSGPPVLRRVDTRPVGFAVFDRVLLSVHPEDGAVRDAFATRLLAAASPDDRGAPALDVRATSARLPTSPSDLMLRVINQIVDGYLDLRRELTKQLDHWQTELIDPRSRFTNWGALMEARQSLHHLDEICEDQRAAMQDWIDSLETLPVPKGETELRERELIMIRSRDVLEHIERVVHHVHRLEQNAETAVQMHFSVQGHRANDIMRVLTVLTAVFLPLNLIAGIFGMNFEFIPLVHKADGFWIAMTSMLVIAVALVLIFWRKRYLARTR, encoded by the coding sequence ATGCGCATCTTCGAAATCACCCGCTCGCAGGTCAGCGAGCACGCCGCGCTGGCACCGCTGACCGTACCGGGCGCGTGCGGCACCGGCGGCTACCTCTGGATCTCCCTCACGCGGGAGGAATTCCGGGCCTCGCTGGCCGAGGTGCAGCAGATCCTGCAGACGCTGTGCCTCACGCAACTGGTCGACCTGCACGTGGCCGACCTGCTCAACGACCAGTTGCCCTCCCACTACGACTACACCTCGCAGTACGACGTGCTGGTGTTCCGGCGGCTGGCCAACGGACAAGGCCAGGCGGCGCTGGGCAACGGCAAGGGCAATGGCAGTGAGGCCCCGCCCTTGCCCCGCAGCGGCCCGCCCGTGCTGCGCCGCGTCGACACCCGCCCGGTGGGCTTCGCGGTGTTCGACCGCGTGCTGCTATCGGTGCACCCGGAAGACGGCGCGGTGCGCGACGCCTTCGCCACGCGCCTGCTGGCGGCCGCCTCGCCCGACGACCGCGGCGCCCCTGCGCTCGACGTGCGCGCCACCTCGGCCCGCCTGCCGACCAGCCCTTCGGACCTGATGCTGCGCGTGATCAACCAGATCGTCGACGGTTACCTCGACCTGCGGCGCGAACTCACCAAGCAGCTCGACCACTGGCAGACCGAACTGATCGACCCGCGCAGCCGCTTTACGAACTGGGGCGCGCTGATGGAGGCGCGCCAGTCGCTGCACCACCTGGACGAGATCTGCGAAGACCAGCGCGCCGCCATGCAGGACTGGATCGACTCGCTCGAGACGCTCCCCGTGCCCAAGGGCGAGACGGAGCTGCGTGAGCGCGAACTCATCATGATCCGCAGCCGCGACGTGCTCGAGCACATCGAGCGCGTGGTGCACCACGTGCACCGGCTGGAGCAGAACGCCGAGACTGCCGTGCAGATGCACTTCAGCGTCCAGGGCCACCGCGCCAACGACATCATGCGGGTGCTGACGGTGCTCACCGCCGTGTTCCTGCCGCTGAACCTCATCGCGGGCATCTTCGGCATGAACTTCGAATTCATACCGCTGGTGCACAAGGCCGACGGCTTCTGGATCGCGATGACGTCGATGCTGGTCATCGCGGTGGCGCTGGTGCTGATCTTCTGGCGCAAGCGCTATCTCGCGCGTACGCGCTGA